Proteins co-encoded in one Medicago truncatula cultivar Jemalong A17 chromosome 8, MtrunA17r5.0-ANR, whole genome shotgun sequence genomic window:
- the LOC11445062 gene encoding serine/arginine-rich splicing factor RS31 isoform X1: MRPVFAGNLEYDTRQSELERLFSKYGRIERVDMKSGFAFVYYEDERDAEEAIRALDNIPFGHDKRRLSVEWARGERGRHRDGSKPNQKPTKTLFVINFDPIRTRVSDIERHFKPYGPLHHVRIRRNFAFVQYETQEDATKALECTNMSKILDRVVSVEYALRDDSDRVDNYGGSPRRGGGLARSPSPGYRRRPSPDYGRPRSPVYDRYTGPDRRRSPDYGRNRSPDYGRNRSPEYGRYRSRSPVRRSRT, from the exons ATGAGGCCGGTTTTCGCTGGAAATTTGGAGTACGATACTCGTCAATCAGAACTTGAACGCTTGTTCTCAAAGTATGGAAGAATTGAACGTGTTGATATGAAATCTG GATTTGCCTTTGTCTATTATGAAGACGAACGTGATGCTGAAGAAGCAATTCGTGCGCTTGACAATATTCCATTTGGTCATGACAAGCGACGGCTATCTGTGGAGTGGGCTAGG GGTGAACGTGGGCGTCACCGTGATGGCTCAAAGCCAAACCAGAAGCCCACTAAGACTCTATTTGTGATTAACTTTGACCCGATTCGCACTAGAGTTAGTGATATAGAGAGACACTTTAAACCTTATGGGCCGCTTCATCATGTTCGAATTCGTCGGAACTTTGCATTTGTGCAGTATGAAACACAAGAAGATGCTACTAAAGCCTTAGAGTGTACAAATATGAG TAAGATACTGGATAGGGTGGTGTCTGTAGAGTATGCTCTGAGGGATGATAGTGACAGGGTCGACAATTATGGTGGCAGTCCCAGAAGAGGAGGGGGTCTTGCTAGATCTCCCAGTCCAGGTTATCGCAGGCGACCAAGTCCAGACTATGGCCGTCCACGTAGTCCTGTGTATGATAGGTATACTGGACCGGACAGGCGGAGGAGTCCTGATTATGGCAGGAACAGGAGTCCCGATTATGGCAGGAACAGGAGTCCTGAATATGGCAGATACCGCAG TCGTTCACCAGTGCGAAGGTCGAGAACTTAG
- the LOC11445062 gene encoding serine/arginine-rich splicing factor RS31 isoform X2: MICFLIQHLYSFMCISPHLYSGFAFVYYEDERDAEEAIRALDNIPFGHDKRRLSVEWARGERGRHRDGSKPNQKPTKTLFVINFDPIRTRVSDIERHFKPYGPLHHVRIRRNFAFVQYETQEDATKALECTNMSKILDRVVSVEYALRDDSDRVDNYGGSPRRGGGLARSPSPGYRRRPSPDYGRPRSPVYDRYTGPDRRRSPDYGRNRSPDYGRNRSPEYGRYRSRSPVRRSRT, from the exons ATGATTTGTTTCCTCATTCAACACCTCTACAGCTTCATGTGCATCAGTCCACACTTATATTCAG GATTTGCCTTTGTCTATTATGAAGACGAACGTGATGCTGAAGAAGCAATTCGTGCGCTTGACAATATTCCATTTGGTCATGACAAGCGACGGCTATCTGTGGAGTGGGCTAGG GGTGAACGTGGGCGTCACCGTGATGGCTCAAAGCCAAACCAGAAGCCCACTAAGACTCTATTTGTGATTAACTTTGACCCGATTCGCACTAGAGTTAGTGATATAGAGAGACACTTTAAACCTTATGGGCCGCTTCATCATGTTCGAATTCGTCGGAACTTTGCATTTGTGCAGTATGAAACACAAGAAGATGCTACTAAAGCCTTAGAGTGTACAAATATGAG TAAGATACTGGATAGGGTGGTGTCTGTAGAGTATGCTCTGAGGGATGATAGTGACAGGGTCGACAATTATGGTGGCAGTCCCAGAAGAGGAGGGGGTCTTGCTAGATCTCCCAGTCCAGGTTATCGCAGGCGACCAAGTCCAGACTATGGCCGTCCACGTAGTCCTGTGTATGATAGGTATACTGGACCGGACAGGCGGAGGAGTCCTGATTATGGCAGGAACAGGAGTCCCGATTATGGCAGGAACAGGAGTCCTGAATATGGCAGATACCGCAG TCGTTCACCAGTGCGAAGGTCGAGAACTTAG